A single genomic interval of Daucus carota subsp. sativus chromosome 1, DH1 v3.0, whole genome shotgun sequence harbors:
- the LOC108199546 gene encoding agamous-like MADS-box protein AGL66: protein MGRNKLLIQKIENVTNRQVTFSKRRNGLIKKAYELSILCDIDIALLMFSPSGRLSHFSGKRRIEDVLHRYVSLPDHDRGGIMQHREYLINTLNRLKTENDIATQISSPVAVNANAEELQQQINGLQQQLMMVEEQLRIFEPDPLRFTSMDELESCEKNLSKALKRVSERKKYLLSNHLSTYDPSTLQQINSAVKLMFEAQNGTNSFGNNAMNCWQEMNGNNNGGVSGHNHENILVSPDTTCMPLSNSPPGVYESTSTNNGETQSVGVHHINNPGEEECLQQWQHQSSHDFLNALLPPHDSFSLVKDELLPNSMLTPLIQQQPIDEASPSVQLPSSEESANYEHKLKLPKIN from the exons ATGGGCCGTAACAAGCTTCTGATTCAGAAAATTGAAAACGTCACCAACAGACAAGTCACATTCTCCAAACGCAGAAATGGACTTATCAAAAAGGCTTATGAGCTTTCCATTCTTTGCGACATTGATATTGCTCTCCTCATGTTCTCTCCCTCGGGCCGTCTTAGCCATTTCTCTGGCAAAAGAAG GATCGAAGATGTGCTTCACAGATATGTCAGTCTCCCGGATCACGACAGAGGAGG CATTATGCAACACAGAGAG TACTTGATCAACACACTCAACAGGCTTAAGACCGAAAATGACATAGCCACCCAAATTTCCAG TCCTGTCGCTGTTAATGCAAATGCAGAG GAACTTCAGCAGCAGATCAACGGTTTACAGCAACAGCTCATGATGGTCGAGGAGCAATTGAG GATATTCGAGCCTGATCCACTTCGATTTACTTCCATGGATGAACTTGAATCCTGCGAAAAAAATCTTTCCAAGGCATTAAAGCGTGTCTCTGAGCGAAAG AAATACCTTCTGAGTAACCATCTATCAACTTATGATCCATCAACTCTGCAG CAAATAAACTCAGCCGTAAAGCTAATGTTCGAGGCCCAAAATGGAACCAATTCATTTGGAAACAACGCGATGAACTGCTGGCAAGAGATGAATGGTAATAATAACGGTGGAGTTAGCGGTCACAATCACGAAAATATTTTAGTATCCCCTGACACTACTTGCATGCCTTTGAG CAATTCCCCGCCAGGAGTGTATGAATCAACGAGTACTAACAATGGGGAGACACAGAGTGTGGGAGTGCATCACATAAACAATCCAGGTGAAGAAGAATGTCTCCAACAATGGCAGCATCAGTCAAGTCATGATTTCCTCAATGCTCTATTGCCTCCGCATGACTCCTTCTCTCTCGTCAAG GACGAATTGCTACCTAATTCAATGCTGACACCCTTGATTCAGCAGCAGCCAATCGACGAGGCTTCACCAAGTGTACAACTCCCATCCAGCGAGGAAAGTGCAAATTATGAGCACAAGCTAAAGCTACCAAAGATTAACTAG
- the LOC135150787 gene encoding uncharacterized protein LOC135150787, whose protein sequence is MLLLFVVNIYSLSVHYRLYINKHCNTIYSSRRGHTMATAQYQTLDKLKAGVDEYKIKVRVIRLWRGSTRTGEEFKNFNLILLDHKGQRIHAFVPTKCVEEIYSQIIVGRVFSIKQFMVQKYSQTEKFRVVRNESQLIFSKDTIIQEQADDGVTIPQEAFDFYDHSQLIELSNQTTYLADVVGIKKDYDQIRDLKNKHCQDQKKTKLVITDGRLANEEFAKKALGKNNVKTIHKINVDELKKLGKNAIEGLFMLHVTIKSIDPTFGWFYNACTSCEKETKMENPCPICESCNRYVPYPDQKFRFHVIAEDMTGKVQVVLGHREARTIIRKRCLHLADEMFTEEGLSKTLLSIVDKDYSLVIQVREMNVVNNFNVYRANNICKGFVGLPGATNQSANAKDAQTSQPTTSTYNAGGLSDIDLASN, encoded by the exons ATGCTATTATTGTTTGTTGTAAACATTTACTCACTTTCTGTACATTACCGactatatataaacaaacacTGTAATACAATTTACTCTTCAAGAAGAGGACATACAATGGCCACTGCACAGTATCAAACACTTGACAAGCTTAAAGCTGGAGTTGATGAGTACAAGATCAAAGTTCGAGTTATTCGCTTATGGAGAGGCTCAACAAGAACCGGTGAGGAGTTCAAAAATTTCAACTTGATTCTCCTTGACCACAAG GGTCAAAGGATTCATGCCTTTGTTCCGACAAAATGTGTAGAGGAGATTTATAGCCAGATAATTGTTGGAAGAGTCTTCAGCATCAAGCAATTTATGGTGCAGAAATACAGCCAGACAGAGAAGTTTAGAGTGGTGAGAAACGAGAGTCAGCTGATTTTCAGTAAAGACACCATCATCCAAGAGCAAGCAGATGATGGTGTTACCATCCCACAGGAAGCTTTTGATTTCTACGATCATAGCCAACTGATAGAACTTTCAAATCAAACCACTTACCTGGCAG ATGTTGTAGGAATCAAAAAAGATTATGATCAGATAAGAGATCTAAAGAACAAGCATTGTCAAGATCAGAAAAAAACAAAGTTGGTTATCACTGATGGGAG GTTGGCGAATGAGGAGTTTGCAAAAAAGGCATTAGGCAAAAACAATGTTAAAACCATACACAAGATCAATGTTGATGAGCTGAAGAAACTTGGAAAAAATGCTATTGAG GGATTATTCATGCTACACGTGACAATCAAAAGCATTGACCCAACCTTTGGATGGTTTTACAATGCATGCACAAGCTGTGAGAAGGAAACGAAGATGGAAAATCCGTGTCCAATTTGTGAGAGCTGCAATCGCTATGTTCCTTATCCAGATCAGAA GTTCAGATTTCATGTCATTGCAGAGGATATGACTGGAAAGGTTCAAGTTGTCTTGGGACATAGGGAGGCACGTACAATTATTAGAAAAAGATGTTTACATTTGGCTGATGAG ATGTTCACTGAGGAAGGATTGTCGAAAACTTTGCTAAGTATTGTCGACAAAGACTACAGCTTAGTAATCCAAGTGAGGGAAATGAATGTCGTAAACAATTTCAATGTTTACCGGGCCAATAACATATGCAAAGGCTTTGTTGGCCTTCCAGGTGCCACAAATCAGAGTGCTAACGCCAAAGATGCACAAACTTCCCAG CCAACAACTTCAACCTACAATGCTGGAGGTCTCTCGGACATCGACTTAGCCAGCAACTGA
- the LOC135150863 gene encoding uncharacterized protein LOC135150863: MAADGDEDRSWRLFTSEDMIEGYKSLKRKKTTRNVKKKERGSTAAAQAFCSDNSDAPRTAESSAAVGTSEMVRSTDRKRVIKEDIPARRPFTDITNQDRTVKKREEK; encoded by the exons ATGGCAGCT GATGGTGATGAAGACCGTTCTTGGCGTTTATTCACCTCTGAAGATATGATTGAAG GTTACAAGTCACTTAAGCGCAAAAAGACAACTAGGAATGTCAAGAAAAAAGAGAGGGGGAGTACTGCAGCTGCACAGGCCTTCTGTTCAGACAATTCCGATGCACCGCGCACAGCAGAGTCATCTGCCGCTGTTGGTACAT CTGAGATGGTTAGAAGCACTGATAGGAAAAGGGTTATCAAAGAGGACATTCCTGCGAGAAGGCCCTTTACTGATATAACGAACCAAGACCGCACTGTAAAAAAAAGGGAAGAGAAATAG